AACGACCCAGTTTGACTGGCCTGGCCTGGTCTGGAGACGGGGAGCATCTGGTGTTTGGCTGGAGCGACGATCTCCTGGCAGGGTCGAGCACAACGGCCGTGAAAATGTCGAGTTTGAATGTGACAACGGGCGAGACGGTCGATCTGTTCTGGGCCAACCGCTTACTTCTGAATCAGTTCGGGTCGCGCTTGGACATCGTCGACGACGGTCGGATAGTGTTCGGTACGATCGGAAATCGACAGGGACTGACCCAGTTGCCGCTGCAGCCTGGTATCGAACTCCCATCGCTAACGTTGACCGACGGCAACAGTGTCGATCGCCAACCGGTTTACTCGCCCGATGGAACGAAGATCCTCTTCTCCTCCAACCGGGGGGGCAACCTCGATCTGTGGATTTTCGATGCCGCCTCTGAATCGTTGACCCAGTTGACCGACGATACGGCCAACGACTGGGACCCGGCGTTCATGCCCGATGGATCCAGGATCATCTGGAGTTCCGATCGCAGTGGCAACCTTGAGATCTGGATCGCCAGCCTCGATGGAGGTGGTGCGCGGCAGGTGACCCGGGACGGTGTCGACGCCGAAAACCCGACGGCATCTTCCGACGGAGAGTGGATCATTTATTCCACGTCGAACCCGAAACATGTCGGACTCTGGAAAATTCGCCAGGACGGCTCGGATGCCACGAGGCTGCTTGCGAAGTCGATCTACACGCCACAGATCTCGCCCGATGGCCGCTACGTGCTCTTTCCCTCACAAATGGATTCGACCTCGACCCATCTCTATGTCCTCGAGATCGAGACGCTCGAGGTGACTCAGTTGACGGAGGGTCTAGAGACCGGCGTCTCGCGCACGATGGTCAGCGTGGGAAGACCCCGTTGGTTGGACGGTGGTCGCTCATTCGTCTATGTCGCTAGATCGGGGCCCGTGTATGGGCTGATCACCCAGGAGTTCGACGAAGGTCGGGATACAACATCGACCAGCCGGTTGCTGTTGCCGCTCACCACGGATTTCAGTATCGAGTCGTTCGGCATCTCCCCCGACAGCCGACGGGTGACGATCTCCCGTTTCTATTCGCGCGGCGAAGTTCAAATGGCCGAGGGCGTTCCCTACGTGAAGCGGCCGCGGTTCACGACCCAGACGAACTGATCACGATCTCGACCCGACGGTTCTTGCTTCGACCCGCCGCCGTGTCGTTGTCGGCGACCGGTTGTTGCATGCCGAAGCCGACGGCCTGTAACCGATCGGCCTCCAGCCCCTGACTTCGAAGCAACGACAGGACTGAATTGGCGCGGCGTTGGGATAGGTCGAGGTTGTACTCCGCACCACCCGTCGAGTCGGTGTGGCCTTCCACCTCGACCTTCTGCTCCGGCATGATCAAGAGGATGCCTGCCAGTTTAGACAGCACGAGCTGGGCATCGACCTTGAGCGTCGCCTCGTTGACGTCGAAGAGGATGTCCGGGAGGTTGACGACGTAGCCTCGCGCCGAGTCCGTCGTGTCCGCCACGTGGGAAAGGGCGCTCTCCAGACGACCCGCCAGCTGGTTCTTTTCCATCTGGACGCGGGCAAACGTGGATTCCAGTTCGGCTTTTTCTCGTTCGATACGGGCCTTCTCGTCACGAAGGCGCAGGGACTCCTGCTCGAACGCCGTGCGTTCCCGTTCGAGGCGAGAGGACTCGGTCTGCAACGTGAGCGTCTCCTGTCGTAGCGCGCTCATGCTGCTTTCAAGCGTCGCCTTCTCGGTGCGCAGCGCGGTCGTCTCCGTCGCCATTCGCTCGCGTTCCAGGCGTACCTGCTCGGCTTCCAGTCGAGCCGTATCGGCCGCTTGCTTGGCCAGTTGCGCAAGTTCCTGCGCCTGGATCGTCGACTGTTCGGCCTCCGCCGCCCGTTGCTCCAGCGCAGCGGTTTCCGCTCGACGCTCGGCGATCTGTCGCTCGATCTCGAGCGCTTCGACGCGACGGGCGGAGATGTTGAGCGCCTGGTTGCTAAGCGCCACGGCCCGTCGGGCGGAGTCCAGGAGCTCTCGGCTCTTCGGAGCGCTCTGGGCGATCTTGTTGGCCTCGTCCATGGCGACGCCGGCCTCGGCGTGGATGTCGCCGGCGTGAATTCCAGCTTCCATGCGTGTCGCGAGTTCAAACGCCTTACGCGCCTGGAGCAATTCAAGGGGTACCCGGGAGTCCCAGCGGATGCCTTCGATGTTGTCCATCCCGTGCCGTGGTGCAGGCTCGAGTTTGTCAAACGTAAACGGCGTGACCACGTGGGGTTCACCCGTCGGCTTCAGGCTGCGAAACACGACGAGTTGCGACGGTCGATTCACCAGATAGTAGGACTCGGCGGTGACCAATAGGCCAAAACTCTTCTGCCCGGTCTTGAAGCTCAGCCGACCACTCATCTTGCGGGTCAGAAGCTCGCCGAGATTCTCGGTGGTGCCGTCGCGGGTGATGGCCCAGACCACGTAACAGGTGACGTCGCCGCCATAGAGGATGGCCGGTTTCATCGCGGAGTAGGTCAGGTCGATGCTGGCCTGCCCCTTGCGATAGTTCACATCCGCCGACAGACGCGCCTGGGGCGCACCGGGGATGGCTGCAATGGGGAGCGACACCGTCAGACGCTCGGGAAAGCTGACGCTGTGGAGGTCGACGGAGTTCTCTAGAGCGAAGCTCGGGCTTATCGCCAGAACCGGCAGAACGATCAGTGTTTTCAGCAGTTTCCGTAGCATTGGGTGACCCTCCGATGTCGGCTTGAACATAGGGTCGGGTCCGGGCAAATTCCAGTTTCGGGCCCCGAGGAGTGGAATCTTTGCCGGTCACTCCTCGTATTTCTTTTTGAGGGCGATGGGGGATCCCCGCGAGAGGAGGTCGGCGGTGGGCGATGGCGGTCTAAGAAAATGGTGGATCGGTGGTTGTCTGGGACTGCTGTTGCTGGCCGTGCTGGTCGTTGTGATCCTTGCGGGGCTGACCTGGCACTCCGTTGGTGACGCCGACCCCCAGGAATCCGTGCGCGTCCAGGATCCCGTCACCGTCGTTCCCGGTGCGCCGTTCAAGGTCACGCTCGAGTTGGACACCTGCGAGCTCTACCTCGAGCCGGCAGCACCCGGCGAGCCGCTGAGTATCGAGGCCCGCTACGACGCCAACGACTATCGAATTGAGGAGATCGTCGAGAATGGAATCCCGGGATCCTACCGTCT
The genomic region above belongs to Acidobacteriota bacterium and contains:
- a CDS encoding OmpA family protein, translating into MLRKLLKTLIVLPVLAISPSFALENSVDLHSVSFPERLTVSLPIAAIPGAPQARLSADVNYRKGQASIDLTYSAMKPAILYGGDVTCYVVWAITRDGTTENLGELLTRKMSGRLSFKTGQKSFGLLVTAESYYLVNRPSQLVVFRSLKPTGEPHVVTPFTFDKLEPAPRHGMDNIEGIRWDSRVPLELLQARKAFELATRMEAGIHAGDIHAEAGVAMDEANKIAQSAPKSRELLDSARRAVALSNQALNISARRVEALEIERQIAERRAETAALEQRAAEAEQSTIQAQELAQLAKQAADTARLEAEQVRLERERMATETTALRTEKATLESSMSALRQETLTLQTESSRLERERTAFEQESLRLRDEKARIEREKAELESTFARVQMEKNQLAGRLESALSHVADTTDSARGYVVNLPDILFDVNEATLKVDAQLVLSKLAGILLIMPEQKVEVEGHTDSTGGAEYNLDLSQRRANSVLSLLRSQGLEADRLQAVGFGMQQPVADNDTAAGRSKNRRVEIVISSSGS